The Ooceraea biroi isolate clonal line C1 chromosome 1, Obir_v5.4, whole genome shotgun sequence genome has a window encoding:
- the LOC105277899 gene encoding transcriptional repressor p66-beta isoform X4, producing MRTSSPMSNIERRKRGVQKSDSHVRCTARIRVYLRLRRLTAVERMEAMDDGDSVVDLSISSSGRRNSPSLPVNSDIPLDLGVHFSASSNLENNMPEARNIQNAARGILPLKRPHGDDRKPRRNLRPRIERSYAESPDEPRMNGYLNGNASDSDEGDMPPLLPIKELSSDELAERERTLRKYREELKSEEMKLVLLKKIRQSQQLKENIAAVPKVPSKLPPSVTVQQVPHRTGKPPPPLLRGQPAPSRSSSLHAPPPSLVLPPTAGRNTISSTGMPPNMVIPQPPHPRGRPPSVAAATVSSYHAPTDRTERSTKDPTPAPAHQVSKERTTRDETPAQRQAAAKLALRKQLEKTLLQIPPPKPPPPEMHFVPNPSNTEFIYLVGLEHVVDFITKEPAVPPPPEPFECSQCKTDFTPVWKWEKPMPGGKKDSPRGQHATFQRPSAGRDPRVICEHCVTTNVKKALKAEHTNRLKTAFVKALQQEQEIEQRLAQTACPSPDPPAPKPVPKAATPTRRVATPPAPPPQVPPAPTLTPTPPAPKLQEHPLVKLAESGKFSPHHAAAAAALQQQLLRELAKNPVPGIPHQPLPAHMMPHFTSILYPYQLAMAQAAGSKGLVELQRQAADIQRQYLLDMIPSQASQAQGNQAPPRAHPHNWKT from the exons ATGCGAACGTCGAGTCCAATG AGTAATAtcgagaggaggaagaggggagTCCAGAAGTCCGACTCGCATGTCCGCTGCACCGCACGAATTCGTGTCTATCTTCGACTTCGTAG ATTGACCGCGGTCGAAAGAATGGAGGCCATGGATGACGGAGACTCGGTAGTGGATCTGAGTATCAG cAGCAGCGGCAGGCGCAATTCTCCGTCTCTTCCCGTAAATTCTGACATCCCGTTAGATTTAGGCGTTCACTTTTCCGCCAGTTCTAACTTGGAAAACAACATGCCGGAAGCTCGTAACATACAGAACGCAGCACGGGGTATTCTGCCTCTCAAACGGCCACATGGCGACGATCGCAAGCCACGTCGTAATCTTAGACCTAGAATCGAAAGAAGCTATGCCGAGAGCCCTGATGAACCCAGAATGAATGGATATTTAAACGGAAATGCATCGGACAGTGATGAAG GTGACATGCCTCCGTTGCTACCGATCAAGGAACTCTCATCTGATGAGTTGGCTGAACGAGAGAGGACACTCAGGAAGTACAGGGAGGAACTCAAGTCGGAGGAAATGAAACTGGTGCTTCTGAAGAAGATACGTCAATCCCAACAATTAAAGGAGAACATCGCGGCGGTGCCAAAAGTGCCCAGCAAACTACCGCCATCGGTAACGGTTCAGCAGGTGCCGCACAG AACGGGGAAACCGCCGCCACCTTTACTCAGAGGTCAACCTGCACCAAGTAGAAGTAGTAGTTTACATGCTCCACCGCCTAGCTTGGTATTACCACCGACAGCTGGTCGCAATACCATTTCCAGCACGGGAATGCCTCCGAACATGGTGATACCGCAACCACCTCATCCTCGGGGGAGACCACCTAGTGTAGCCGCGGCGACCGTGTCAAGCTATCACGCGCCGACGGACAGAACGGAGAGATCCACGAAAGACCCCACACCAGCCCCAGCGCATCAAGTAAGTAAG GAGAGAACAACGCGAGACGAGACACCCGCTCAACGTCAAGCTGCTGCCAAGTTAGCTCTCAGAAAGCAGCTCGAGAAAACGTTACTGCAAATACCACCGCCGAAGCCACCGCCCCCGGAGATGCACTTCGTCCCGAATCCTTCCAACACGGAATTCATATATTTGGTTGGTCTGGAACACGTGGTTGATTTTATAACGAAGGAGCCAGCTGTACCGCCACCACCCGAGCCGTTTGAGTGCTCGCAGTGCAAAACTGATTTTACACCTGTGTGGAAATGGGAAAAACCTATGCCTGGTGGTAAAAAGGACAGTCCCAGGGGGCAACATGCAACCTTCCAACGACCATCAGCCGGTCGTGATCCCAGAGTCATATGCGAGCATTGTGTGACGACTAATGTGAAAAAGGCATTGAAGGCAGAGCACACTAACcg ATTAAAGACTGCTTTTGTGAAAGCGCTACAACAAGAACAAGAGATAGAACAAAGGCTAGCGCAGACGGCGTGTCCGAGTCCAGATCCTCCAGCCCCGAAACCAGTTCCTAAAGCAGCTACTCCCACAAGAAGAGTGGCCACGCCGCCTGCACCACCACCGCAGGTACCGCCGGCACCCACGTTAACGCCGACACCACCAGCGCCGAAATTGCAGGAGCATCCTTTGGTGAAGCTGGCTGAAAGCGGAAAATTCAGCCCGCATCACGCCGCTGCTGCAGCAGCCTTGCAGCAACAATTGCTCAGAG AACTAGCAAAGAATCCAGTGCCGGGTATACCGCATCAACCTCTTCCCGCTCATATGATGCCTCATTTTACCTCGATATTGTATCCCTATCAATTAGCAATGGCACAGGCTGCCGGCAGCAAAGGCCTTGTAGAGTTACAACGACAAGCGGCGGATATACAACGTCAGTATCTGCTCGACATGATTCCGTCGCAAGCATCCCAAGCACAAGGCAATCAAGCACCACCGAGAGCTCACCCGCACAACTGGAAAACGTAA
- the LOC105277899 gene encoding transcriptional repressor p66-alpha isoform X3, producing the protein MRTSSPMSNIERRKRGVQKSDSHVRCTARIRVYLRLRRLTAVERMEAMDDGDSVVDLSISSSGRRNSPSLPVNSDIPLDLGVHFSASSNLENNMPEARNIQNAARGILPLKRPHGDDRKPRRNLRPRIERSYAESPDEPRMNGYLNGNASDSDEGDMPPLLPIKELSSDELAERERTLRKYREELKSEEMKLVLLKKIRQSQQLKENIAAVPKVPSKLPPSVTVQQVPHRTGKPPPPLLRGQPAPSRSSSLHAPPPSLVLPPTAGRNTISSTGMPPNMVIPQPPHPRGRPPSVAAATVSSYHAPTDRTERSTKDPTPAPAHQLLAGSQENKATASLSTPVNSEQERTTRDETPAQRQAAAKLALRKQLEKTLLQIPPPKPPPPEMHFVPNPSNTEFIYLVGLEHVVDFITKEPAVPPPPEPFECSQCKTDFTPVWKWEKPMPGGKKDSPRGQHATFQRPSAGRDPRVICEHCVTTNVKKALKAEHTNRLKTAFVKALQQEQEIEQRLAQTACPSPDPPAPKPVPKAATPTRRVATPPAPPPQVPPAPTLTPTPPAPKLQEHPLVKLAESGKFSPHHAAAAAALQQQLLRELAKNPVPGIPHQPLPAHMMPHFTSILYPYQLAMAQAAGSKGLVELQRQAADIQRQYLLDMIPSQASQAQGNQAPPRAHPHNWKT; encoded by the exons ATGCGAACGTCGAGTCCAATG AGTAATAtcgagaggaggaagaggggagTCCAGAAGTCCGACTCGCATGTCCGCTGCACCGCACGAATTCGTGTCTATCTTCGACTTCGTAG ATTGACCGCGGTCGAAAGAATGGAGGCCATGGATGACGGAGACTCGGTAGTGGATCTGAGTATCAG cAGCAGCGGCAGGCGCAATTCTCCGTCTCTTCCCGTAAATTCTGACATCCCGTTAGATTTAGGCGTTCACTTTTCCGCCAGTTCTAACTTGGAAAACAACATGCCGGAAGCTCGTAACATACAGAACGCAGCACGGGGTATTCTGCCTCTCAAACGGCCACATGGCGACGATCGCAAGCCACGTCGTAATCTTAGACCTAGAATCGAAAGAAGCTATGCCGAGAGCCCTGATGAACCCAGAATGAATGGATATTTAAACGGAAATGCATCGGACAGTGATGAAG GTGACATGCCTCCGTTGCTACCGATCAAGGAACTCTCATCTGATGAGTTGGCTGAACGAGAGAGGACACTCAGGAAGTACAGGGAGGAACTCAAGTCGGAGGAAATGAAACTGGTGCTTCTGAAGAAGATACGTCAATCCCAACAATTAAAGGAGAACATCGCGGCGGTGCCAAAAGTGCCCAGCAAACTACCGCCATCGGTAACGGTTCAGCAGGTGCCGCACAG AACGGGGAAACCGCCGCCACCTTTACTCAGAGGTCAACCTGCACCAAGTAGAAGTAGTAGTTTACATGCTCCACCGCCTAGCTTGGTATTACCACCGACAGCTGGTCGCAATACCATTTCCAGCACGGGAATGCCTCCGAACATGGTGATACCGCAACCACCTCATCCTCGGGGGAGACCACCTAGTGTAGCCGCGGCGACCGTGTCAAGCTATCACGCGCCGACGGACAGAACGGAGAGATCCACGAAAGACCCCACACCAGCCCCAGCGCATCAA CTGCTTGCTGGATCACAAGAAAATAAAGCCACTGCATCCTTAAGCACACCTGTGAATTCGGAACAG GAGAGAACAACGCGAGACGAGACACCCGCTCAACGTCAAGCTGCTGCCAAGTTAGCTCTCAGAAAGCAGCTCGAGAAAACGTTACTGCAAATACCACCGCCGAAGCCACCGCCCCCGGAGATGCACTTCGTCCCGAATCCTTCCAACACGGAATTCATATATTTGGTTGGTCTGGAACACGTGGTTGATTTTATAACGAAGGAGCCAGCTGTACCGCCACCACCCGAGCCGTTTGAGTGCTCGCAGTGCAAAACTGATTTTACACCTGTGTGGAAATGGGAAAAACCTATGCCTGGTGGTAAAAAGGACAGTCCCAGGGGGCAACATGCAACCTTCCAACGACCATCAGCCGGTCGTGATCCCAGAGTCATATGCGAGCATTGTGTGACGACTAATGTGAAAAAGGCATTGAAGGCAGAGCACACTAACcg ATTAAAGACTGCTTTTGTGAAAGCGCTACAACAAGAACAAGAGATAGAACAAAGGCTAGCGCAGACGGCGTGTCCGAGTCCAGATCCTCCAGCCCCGAAACCAGTTCCTAAAGCAGCTACTCCCACAAGAAGAGTGGCCACGCCGCCTGCACCACCACCGCAGGTACCGCCGGCACCCACGTTAACGCCGACACCACCAGCGCCGAAATTGCAGGAGCATCCTTTGGTGAAGCTGGCTGAAAGCGGAAAATTCAGCCCGCATCACGCCGCTGCTGCAGCAGCCTTGCAGCAACAATTGCTCAGAG AACTAGCAAAGAATCCAGTGCCGGGTATACCGCATCAACCTCTTCCCGCTCATATGATGCCTCATTTTACCTCGATATTGTATCCCTATCAATTAGCAATGGCACAGGCTGCCGGCAGCAAAGGCCTTGTAGAGTTACAACGACAAGCGGCGGATATACAACGTCAGTATCTGCTCGACATGATTCCGTCGCAAGCATCCCAAGCACAAGGCAATCAAGCACCACCGAGAGCTCACCCGCACAACTGGAAAACGTAA
- the LOC105277899 gene encoding transcriptional repressor p66-beta isoform X5 gives MRTSSPMSNIERRKRGVQKSDSHVRCTARIRVYLRLRRLTAVERMEAMDDGDSVVDLSISSSGRRNSPSLPVNSDIPLDLGVHFSASSNLENNMPEARNIQNAARGILPLKRPHGDDRKPRRNLRPRIERSYAESPDEPRMNGYLNGNASDSDEGDMPPLLPIKELSSDELAERERTLRKYREELKSEEMKLVLLKKIRQSQQLKENIAAVPKVPSKLPPSVTVQQVPHRTGKPPPPLLRGQPAPSRSSSLHAPPPSLVLPPTAGRNTISSTGMPPNMVIPQPPHPRGRPPSVAAATVSSYHAPTDRTERSTKDPTPAPAHQERTTRDETPAQRQAAAKLALRKQLEKTLLQIPPPKPPPPEMHFVPNPSNTEFIYLVGLEHVVDFITKEPAVPPPPEPFECSQCKTDFTPVWKWEKPMPGGKKDSPRGQHATFQRPSAGRDPRVICEHCVTTNVKKALKAEHTNRLKTAFVKALQQEQEIEQRLAQTACPSPDPPAPKPVPKAATPTRRVATPPAPPPQVPPAPTLTPTPPAPKLQEHPLVKLAESGKFSPHHAAAAAALQQQLLRELAKNPVPGIPHQPLPAHMMPHFTSILYPYQLAMAQAAGSKGLVELQRQAADIQRQYLLDMIPSQASQAQGNQAPPRAHPHNWKT, from the exons ATGCGAACGTCGAGTCCAATG AGTAATAtcgagaggaggaagaggggagTCCAGAAGTCCGACTCGCATGTCCGCTGCACCGCACGAATTCGTGTCTATCTTCGACTTCGTAG ATTGACCGCGGTCGAAAGAATGGAGGCCATGGATGACGGAGACTCGGTAGTGGATCTGAGTATCAG cAGCAGCGGCAGGCGCAATTCTCCGTCTCTTCCCGTAAATTCTGACATCCCGTTAGATTTAGGCGTTCACTTTTCCGCCAGTTCTAACTTGGAAAACAACATGCCGGAAGCTCGTAACATACAGAACGCAGCACGGGGTATTCTGCCTCTCAAACGGCCACATGGCGACGATCGCAAGCCACGTCGTAATCTTAGACCTAGAATCGAAAGAAGCTATGCCGAGAGCCCTGATGAACCCAGAATGAATGGATATTTAAACGGAAATGCATCGGACAGTGATGAAG GTGACATGCCTCCGTTGCTACCGATCAAGGAACTCTCATCTGATGAGTTGGCTGAACGAGAGAGGACACTCAGGAAGTACAGGGAGGAACTCAAGTCGGAGGAAATGAAACTGGTGCTTCTGAAGAAGATACGTCAATCCCAACAATTAAAGGAGAACATCGCGGCGGTGCCAAAAGTGCCCAGCAAACTACCGCCATCGGTAACGGTTCAGCAGGTGCCGCACAG AACGGGGAAACCGCCGCCACCTTTACTCAGAGGTCAACCTGCACCAAGTAGAAGTAGTAGTTTACATGCTCCACCGCCTAGCTTGGTATTACCACCGACAGCTGGTCGCAATACCATTTCCAGCACGGGAATGCCTCCGAACATGGTGATACCGCAACCACCTCATCCTCGGGGGAGACCACCTAGTGTAGCCGCGGCGACCGTGTCAAGCTATCACGCGCCGACGGACAGAACGGAGAGATCCACGAAAGACCCCACACCAGCCCCAGCGCATCAA GAGAGAACAACGCGAGACGAGACACCCGCTCAACGTCAAGCTGCTGCCAAGTTAGCTCTCAGAAAGCAGCTCGAGAAAACGTTACTGCAAATACCACCGCCGAAGCCACCGCCCCCGGAGATGCACTTCGTCCCGAATCCTTCCAACACGGAATTCATATATTTGGTTGGTCTGGAACACGTGGTTGATTTTATAACGAAGGAGCCAGCTGTACCGCCACCACCCGAGCCGTTTGAGTGCTCGCAGTGCAAAACTGATTTTACACCTGTGTGGAAATGGGAAAAACCTATGCCTGGTGGTAAAAAGGACAGTCCCAGGGGGCAACATGCAACCTTCCAACGACCATCAGCCGGTCGTGATCCCAGAGTCATATGCGAGCATTGTGTGACGACTAATGTGAAAAAGGCATTGAAGGCAGAGCACACTAACcg ATTAAAGACTGCTTTTGTGAAAGCGCTACAACAAGAACAAGAGATAGAACAAAGGCTAGCGCAGACGGCGTGTCCGAGTCCAGATCCTCCAGCCCCGAAACCAGTTCCTAAAGCAGCTACTCCCACAAGAAGAGTGGCCACGCCGCCTGCACCACCACCGCAGGTACCGCCGGCACCCACGTTAACGCCGACACCACCAGCGCCGAAATTGCAGGAGCATCCTTTGGTGAAGCTGGCTGAAAGCGGAAAATTCAGCCCGCATCACGCCGCTGCTGCAGCAGCCTTGCAGCAACAATTGCTCAGAG AACTAGCAAAGAATCCAGTGCCGGGTATACCGCATCAACCTCTTCCCGCTCATATGATGCCTCATTTTACCTCGATATTGTATCCCTATCAATTAGCAATGGCACAGGCTGCCGGCAGCAAAGGCCTTGTAGAGTTACAACGACAAGCGGCGGATATACAACGTCAGTATCTGCTCGACATGATTCCGTCGCAAGCATCCCAAGCACAAGGCAATCAAGCACCACCGAGAGCTCACCCGCACAACTGGAAAACGTAA
- the LOC105277899 gene encoding transcriptional repressor p66-alpha isoform X1: MRTSSPMSNIERRKRGVQKSDSHVRCTARIRVYLRLRRLTAVERMEAMDDGDSVVDLSISSSGRRNSPSLPVNSDIPLDLGVHFSASSNLENNMPEARNIQNAARGILPLKRPHGDDRKPRRNLRPRIERSYAESPDEPRMNGYLNGNASDSDEGDMPPLLPIKELSSDELAERERTLRKYREELKSEEMKLVLLKKIRQSQQLKENIAAVPKVPSKLPPSVTVQQVPHRTGKPPPPLLRGQPAPSRSSSLHAPPPSLVLPPTAGRNTISSTGMPPNMVIPQPPHPRGRPPSVAAATVSSYHAPTDRTERSTKDPTPAPAHQVSKLLAGSQENKATASLSTPVNSEQERTTRDETPAQRQAAAKLALRKQLEKTLLQIPPPKPPPPEMHFVPNPSNTEFIYLVGLEHVVDFITKEPAVPPPPEPFECSQCKTDFTPVWKWEKPMPGGKKDSPRGQHATFQRPSAGRDPRVICEHCVTTNVKKALKAEHTNRLKTAFVKALQQEQEIEQRLAQTACPSPDPPAPKPVPKAATPTRRVATPPAPPPQVPPAPTLTPTPPAPKLQEHPLVKLAESGKFSPHHAAAAAALQQQLLRELAKNPVPGIPHQPLPAHMMPHFTSILYPYQLAMAQAAGSKGLVELQRQAADIQRQYLLDMIPSQASQAQGNQAPPRAHPHNWKT; the protein is encoded by the exons ATGCGAACGTCGAGTCCAATG AGTAATAtcgagaggaggaagaggggagTCCAGAAGTCCGACTCGCATGTCCGCTGCACCGCACGAATTCGTGTCTATCTTCGACTTCGTAG ATTGACCGCGGTCGAAAGAATGGAGGCCATGGATGACGGAGACTCGGTAGTGGATCTGAGTATCAG cAGCAGCGGCAGGCGCAATTCTCCGTCTCTTCCCGTAAATTCTGACATCCCGTTAGATTTAGGCGTTCACTTTTCCGCCAGTTCTAACTTGGAAAACAACATGCCGGAAGCTCGTAACATACAGAACGCAGCACGGGGTATTCTGCCTCTCAAACGGCCACATGGCGACGATCGCAAGCCACGTCGTAATCTTAGACCTAGAATCGAAAGAAGCTATGCCGAGAGCCCTGATGAACCCAGAATGAATGGATATTTAAACGGAAATGCATCGGACAGTGATGAAG GTGACATGCCTCCGTTGCTACCGATCAAGGAACTCTCATCTGATGAGTTGGCTGAACGAGAGAGGACACTCAGGAAGTACAGGGAGGAACTCAAGTCGGAGGAAATGAAACTGGTGCTTCTGAAGAAGATACGTCAATCCCAACAATTAAAGGAGAACATCGCGGCGGTGCCAAAAGTGCCCAGCAAACTACCGCCATCGGTAACGGTTCAGCAGGTGCCGCACAG AACGGGGAAACCGCCGCCACCTTTACTCAGAGGTCAACCTGCACCAAGTAGAAGTAGTAGTTTACATGCTCCACCGCCTAGCTTGGTATTACCACCGACAGCTGGTCGCAATACCATTTCCAGCACGGGAATGCCTCCGAACATGGTGATACCGCAACCACCTCATCCTCGGGGGAGACCACCTAGTGTAGCCGCGGCGACCGTGTCAAGCTATCACGCGCCGACGGACAGAACGGAGAGATCCACGAAAGACCCCACACCAGCCCCAGCGCATCAAGTAAGTAAG CTGCTTGCTGGATCACAAGAAAATAAAGCCACTGCATCCTTAAGCACACCTGTGAATTCGGAACAG GAGAGAACAACGCGAGACGAGACACCCGCTCAACGTCAAGCTGCTGCCAAGTTAGCTCTCAGAAAGCAGCTCGAGAAAACGTTACTGCAAATACCACCGCCGAAGCCACCGCCCCCGGAGATGCACTTCGTCCCGAATCCTTCCAACACGGAATTCATATATTTGGTTGGTCTGGAACACGTGGTTGATTTTATAACGAAGGAGCCAGCTGTACCGCCACCACCCGAGCCGTTTGAGTGCTCGCAGTGCAAAACTGATTTTACACCTGTGTGGAAATGGGAAAAACCTATGCCTGGTGGTAAAAAGGACAGTCCCAGGGGGCAACATGCAACCTTCCAACGACCATCAGCCGGTCGTGATCCCAGAGTCATATGCGAGCATTGTGTGACGACTAATGTGAAAAAGGCATTGAAGGCAGAGCACACTAACcg ATTAAAGACTGCTTTTGTGAAAGCGCTACAACAAGAACAAGAGATAGAACAAAGGCTAGCGCAGACGGCGTGTCCGAGTCCAGATCCTCCAGCCCCGAAACCAGTTCCTAAAGCAGCTACTCCCACAAGAAGAGTGGCCACGCCGCCTGCACCACCACCGCAGGTACCGCCGGCACCCACGTTAACGCCGACACCACCAGCGCCGAAATTGCAGGAGCATCCTTTGGTGAAGCTGGCTGAAAGCGGAAAATTCAGCCCGCATCACGCCGCTGCTGCAGCAGCCTTGCAGCAACAATTGCTCAGAG AACTAGCAAAGAATCCAGTGCCGGGTATACCGCATCAACCTCTTCCCGCTCATATGATGCCTCATTTTACCTCGATATTGTATCCCTATCAATTAGCAATGGCACAGGCTGCCGGCAGCAAAGGCCTTGTAGAGTTACAACGACAAGCGGCGGATATACAACGTCAGTATCTGCTCGACATGATTCCGTCGCAAGCATCCCAAGCACAAGGCAATCAAGCACCACCGAGAGCTCACCCGCACAACTGGAAAACGTAA
- the LOC105277899 gene encoding transcriptional repressor p66-alpha isoform X2: MRTSSPMSNIERRKRGVQKSDSHVRCTARIRVYLRLRRLTAVERMEAMDDGDSVVDLSISSGRRNSPSLPVNSDIPLDLGVHFSASSNLENNMPEARNIQNAARGILPLKRPHGDDRKPRRNLRPRIERSYAESPDEPRMNGYLNGNASDSDEGDMPPLLPIKELSSDELAERERTLRKYREELKSEEMKLVLLKKIRQSQQLKENIAAVPKVPSKLPPSVTVQQVPHRTGKPPPPLLRGQPAPSRSSSLHAPPPSLVLPPTAGRNTISSTGMPPNMVIPQPPHPRGRPPSVAAATVSSYHAPTDRTERSTKDPTPAPAHQVSKLLAGSQENKATASLSTPVNSEQERTTRDETPAQRQAAAKLALRKQLEKTLLQIPPPKPPPPEMHFVPNPSNTEFIYLVGLEHVVDFITKEPAVPPPPEPFECSQCKTDFTPVWKWEKPMPGGKKDSPRGQHATFQRPSAGRDPRVICEHCVTTNVKKALKAEHTNRLKTAFVKALQQEQEIEQRLAQTACPSPDPPAPKPVPKAATPTRRVATPPAPPPQVPPAPTLTPTPPAPKLQEHPLVKLAESGKFSPHHAAAAAALQQQLLRELAKNPVPGIPHQPLPAHMMPHFTSILYPYQLAMAQAAGSKGLVELQRQAADIQRQYLLDMIPSQASQAQGNQAPPRAHPHNWKT, from the exons ATGCGAACGTCGAGTCCAATG AGTAATAtcgagaggaggaagaggggagTCCAGAAGTCCGACTCGCATGTCCGCTGCACCGCACGAATTCGTGTCTATCTTCGACTTCGTAG ATTGACCGCGGTCGAAAGAATGGAGGCCATGGATGACGGAGACTCGGTAGTGGATCTGAGTATCAG CAGCGGCAGGCGCAATTCTCCGTCTCTTCCCGTAAATTCTGACATCCCGTTAGATTTAGGCGTTCACTTTTCCGCCAGTTCTAACTTGGAAAACAACATGCCGGAAGCTCGTAACATACAGAACGCAGCACGGGGTATTCTGCCTCTCAAACGGCCACATGGCGACGATCGCAAGCCACGTCGTAATCTTAGACCTAGAATCGAAAGAAGCTATGCCGAGAGCCCTGATGAACCCAGAATGAATGGATATTTAAACGGAAATGCATCGGACAGTGATGAAG GTGACATGCCTCCGTTGCTACCGATCAAGGAACTCTCATCTGATGAGTTGGCTGAACGAGAGAGGACACTCAGGAAGTACAGGGAGGAACTCAAGTCGGAGGAAATGAAACTGGTGCTTCTGAAGAAGATACGTCAATCCCAACAATTAAAGGAGAACATCGCGGCGGTGCCAAAAGTGCCCAGCAAACTACCGCCATCGGTAACGGTTCAGCAGGTGCCGCACAG AACGGGGAAACCGCCGCCACCTTTACTCAGAGGTCAACCTGCACCAAGTAGAAGTAGTAGTTTACATGCTCCACCGCCTAGCTTGGTATTACCACCGACAGCTGGTCGCAATACCATTTCCAGCACGGGAATGCCTCCGAACATGGTGATACCGCAACCACCTCATCCTCGGGGGAGACCACCTAGTGTAGCCGCGGCGACCGTGTCAAGCTATCACGCGCCGACGGACAGAACGGAGAGATCCACGAAAGACCCCACACCAGCCCCAGCGCATCAAGTAAGTAAG CTGCTTGCTGGATCACAAGAAAATAAAGCCACTGCATCCTTAAGCACACCTGTGAATTCGGAACAG GAGAGAACAACGCGAGACGAGACACCCGCTCAACGTCAAGCTGCTGCCAAGTTAGCTCTCAGAAAGCAGCTCGAGAAAACGTTACTGCAAATACCACCGCCGAAGCCACCGCCCCCGGAGATGCACTTCGTCCCGAATCCTTCCAACACGGAATTCATATATTTGGTTGGTCTGGAACACGTGGTTGATTTTATAACGAAGGAGCCAGCTGTACCGCCACCACCCGAGCCGTTTGAGTGCTCGCAGTGCAAAACTGATTTTACACCTGTGTGGAAATGGGAAAAACCTATGCCTGGTGGTAAAAAGGACAGTCCCAGGGGGCAACATGCAACCTTCCAACGACCATCAGCCGGTCGTGATCCCAGAGTCATATGCGAGCATTGTGTGACGACTAATGTGAAAAAGGCATTGAAGGCAGAGCACACTAACcg ATTAAAGACTGCTTTTGTGAAAGCGCTACAACAAGAACAAGAGATAGAACAAAGGCTAGCGCAGACGGCGTGTCCGAGTCCAGATCCTCCAGCCCCGAAACCAGTTCCTAAAGCAGCTACTCCCACAAGAAGAGTGGCCACGCCGCCTGCACCACCACCGCAGGTACCGCCGGCACCCACGTTAACGCCGACACCACCAGCGCCGAAATTGCAGGAGCATCCTTTGGTGAAGCTGGCTGAAAGCGGAAAATTCAGCCCGCATCACGCCGCTGCTGCAGCAGCCTTGCAGCAACAATTGCTCAGAG AACTAGCAAAGAATCCAGTGCCGGGTATACCGCATCAACCTCTTCCCGCTCATATGATGCCTCATTTTACCTCGATATTGTATCCCTATCAATTAGCAATGGCACAGGCTGCCGGCAGCAAAGGCCTTGTAGAGTTACAACGACAAGCGGCGGATATACAACGTCAGTATCTGCTCGACATGATTCCGTCGCAAGCATCCCAAGCACAAGGCAATCAAGCACCACCGAGAGCTCACCCGCACAACTGGAAAACGTAA